The genomic stretch TAGATGAGGAACTGAGCAAAACCGTGCCACAGCAGCTCACGGTTCATGTGCTGGTAGGTTACGTCCCGGATCACAATGGGCTTGCTGAAAATCGCCTGAGCTCCCACAATCCTTTCAGCCAGGACAGAATGGCGACCTTTCCTTAGGAACACAAGGAAGTTGATGAGACTTGCAAGCTGGGCGATACTAGAAACAAGGGTCAGGCAATTGCGGAGACCCTGTTGGAGTAAACCACCGTCTCTTTCAGACACAGGCCCTCCTGAACTCAAACCCAAGCACAGCAGCAGGCTGTGGGAACGTTCCTGGAGCCAGCGTGGCCCTGCGGTTAGCAGGGCCAGACCCAACTTCTGCCTGCGGGACAGAGGTTTGTAATGGGGAGATGAGGAAAGGATGTTGTGGTAGCGCAGGCTCAGTAAAGACTGGCCCACAGTGGCGCTGCTAGAATATAGTGTAAACCTCCACAGGAGCAGTTGGAGCAGAGCCCTCAGCTCAGGCTCCAGCGGGGTGAGCAGGCCTGGGCGGCAGTTCTGGAAGCACTGCGAAAACTGGGCCCATACCAGCTGCTCAAGGGCTGAGTCTAGCTCAAGGGCATCGAGCTGACTGATGCGCAATACCGGGGTCTGCGGGTCAGCATTCGCTTCTGGACCAGAACTTCCAGCTGTCCTTTTTTGGTTGTCCTCGCTTTGCAAACCTGCTGGAAAAATTGTACACATGGATATATAAGTTAATCATGTTTTTCAGGATTTTCATGAATGGCACAAAGAGATCAAGATCTTTTTACAGCCtggatcttatttttgtttagtttgggCCATCATTCCTAGATGTCGTGGTACGGTATTCACCAACTTTattgttgacaaaacaaactTTGTCAAAAATGGCTGTCCACTGAAGTGAACCAGGAGAATAACAAGCTATCCccaatgatggccaaaactacaaaaacaagatCCAGGTTGTAAAAAAACCCTGCATTTTCTGTAAAACTGCCAATAATCAAGTACATACATGTCTCATGACTTCACATTATTAAATACCTTATAATGTATAGGCAATACCATACTTGATCTATtaaagtcatgaacatgaacaaaaatataaagAGGCACAACTATTAAAATGACAACTGGGTTGTTGGGAGCAATGAGGCCCCGGAGGTGAGGCCCATCCTGTTAGGAaggttattttttctttatacatAGGAACGGAAATCACTTTTCACATGTAAAACCCGTCCTTAATGCAACCTTTGAGCTGCGCAATGCAGAGGAGCAGGGGGTCTTAGACTGCTCTCTCCagtgtataaacacacacaatccaacacacacacacacacacacacacacacacacacacacacacacaggaggcgAAGCCCAGGGGCTGTTGGTGCCTGCTCCCTCTGGAGATAGGGGTGTGTGTACAAATCACATCACTAGGGATTAGGCTAACGGCACAGTCTCTGGTACACCGTAAACATCTGCCAAATGTGGAACAATTTTCCTCCCCCTAGAGTCGACTCCATATGGGATCTCACCATTGTGACGTCTGGGCTATTTTGCGTTGCATACGTTTCCAAACTGCTCATAGTTCCCCCAGTTTTATCTGCCCTTTCCTCAAATGAAACGCTTAAGAAGTGGGAGACTAACTAAGGCATGAGAGACAGAGCAAGAGGccccgagagagagagagagagagagagagagagagagagagagagagagagagagagagagagagagagagagagagagagagagagagagagagagagaggcctttTTTTGACAGTGGCTTTTGTGTCTCGCTGAACAGGATTTGTCATGAGGCTTTAAAAGAGATTTCAGCCGGGTAAATATGGCAGttctgacagaaagagagagagatgatggtCACTTTAGACGTTTCTCgaggaggtaaaaaaaaaacactctaaTATGCGGTGGCAATGCTTGGGTTTATTGTGGTGCACAGGACCATCTGTGTATTCCTGATGTTTCAATAGAGCCAGGATACACCTTCCAACTAAGTTAGAATtagcaaatgaatgaaaaagagtGAATTCATGCTGAAGTAAGCAGGTGTGACAAATTCATTGAGCTGCATTTGAAATGCTGCCATGTATAGTGACTAGAACTTCGCCTGAGACGGAACTAGAGtttggaattaaaaaaaaaaaaaaaaaaaaaaaaatagaggtAGTCTGAATGTGTATGGTAACCAATAAACAGGCTCCATTTGTTTAGCTTAATCGGAAAGTTTTTCCTTGATGGGAGAAAATGTGCAGattatgtgcctgtgtgtgtgtgtgtgtgtgtgagactatGTAAGTATGTCAAGGGTAGCCTTGATCTATGCAGAGCTGTAATACAGAGCTAAATTAATCTATCAGTCCAtggttgcacacacacaggtggtgGAAATCCCCGTCACAGCAGCAGCCCTCTCGGGAGAGTAAACCCGGCCGAGTCCAATATTCTTCTCAAAGCCTTTTATCGAGCAGTTTACAAGTTATGaatgaatatgttttatttggGGAAACACGGTATTGACAGCCACCTATCAATAGTAATGTGACTATTGTCAAGGGTCTGTcaatattaatgtaattatgATGTAGAGGGATCAGAGGGATGCCGGAGTCGGGGGCCAAGTAACATCTCCTGCCCACTGCCATATCAATAGCTGGGATTGCTATTGACAGCTTCCCTTCAGACTTGCAGCACTTGCCAAATATATAACAAGCAGACACTTCAGTCAATGCCGGGCTGCCTATAAAAATTAAGCATTTGAATTTACAGGGCTTTTACCGTGGACAGCTGGAAATCCATGTTCCTTATGTAATAGTCAAAAGTCACAGTCAATGCCAGTGTTTACAGAGTACTGGCATGGTGTGTGTTAGAGGACAGACACTACAGCATTTGCACACAAAAAGCATACACAGATACAAGCAGACAGACTCTTTCTCTGATGtatacgcacgcacacacacacagaccaagaTATATATTGACTTGATTCTCTCATGGGTCAGCCAACCAACCGACCCAGAGACTAAATGCCCTCTCTTGGAAAGTCTGTGGCTGACAACCACCAGAGTCAGAAGGCAGGTTAGAGGATTTGACcaaaaatcaacagaaaatcacCTGAAAAGTCTGGAGTCTTGCTTTTCTATCAGAGCTgtataaaatacttttaaagcATCTTCCTGTGAATATTAAAGGGTATGTTGATTCAGGTCAGATGAGAGTTTTTCCTTTTCCCCTTGTTCCCTTAGCCTGTGCATCTTGTTCAGACAAAGATAGTGCACTGACTCAAGGCTGACTACCATAGCttacagacaacaacaacaacatccaatCTAACAGGAACACACTGCAACATAGCTTCAAGGCAAAAGGGGCCATGACCAGTGTGAGGAAGGAGAGACGAGGCAACAAAAGCGTACAGAGCATCAGACTGAAACCTCGCAGCTGCACCGGGTCCTCTTGAAAACTAGACAACGGGCTGTAATGACAGCTACCCAACAGAAAGACGGatagacaaagagacagacaaaaaagacagacaCGTCAGACAACACGTCATGAAACCCCCAGCTGGGAGCTCTGAGCTACTGTCTACTGATACAGTGAAGGAAGAAAAAACTGGGGGCAAAGATAGCTAAGGAGGAAAAATGAGGGAGGGGAAAAACAGATAAGCATAAACCGCTCCCTAGGAACTGACCTTGAGACTGACGGTCACAATAAAGTAGGAGGGAACATTCTTGAAGCATACACAGCTCAGCTATACTGAGGTACAGGCATTCAGGGAATAGCCTATAGACAGAGGAAGGCTGCACTTTCTTCTTGACCTTGGTTTTGGTGTCTAGGGAGGGGATGAGGGTGTTTAGGGCAGGGGACTAAAGACTGAGGGATGCTGGGAAGGTGGAGTATCTCTGGGGGATTGCGTATTGCTTTTTCTACAGCAGACAAGCGCTCTGAAGCTGCTCACAAGGCTATCATTCCATGCCAGTTAGAAACTGTGTCCAAAAGTCTCGATTTAGCTCCTGGTGTGGTGTAGTGCTCAAATTCCTTAGCACTTAGCTATGGTTGTTAGCATAATATATTTGCTGAAATAATGCATAAACGTTCACTTGGCTTTCTATGATGCTTGTAGCGAGAAATAGGCTATGCATTGGCAAAGCATGCTGGATTAcaactttacattttattcCCTTGCTCatgtaaattaatttgtgtaaaAGCTCTGGTGAATAAAACCTATTTCTCTGAGCACTCCATTCtcgttttttctctctctcccgctcCCTCACTTTATTGCCCTTCTTTCGCCAGGAACGAGTGCGAGCCTATTAGCCATGGCCTGCTAATGTCCTCACTATGAAAACGGATGAGAATGTCAGATTTAGAACTTTTAAGAGAGTGATGTCATTCAGCAGACCACAGGCATTACGGGGACACTAAGATTACCCAGGCGGTAACCAGACTAATTGTTATGAGTCTGTTTcatgaaaaatgaatgtgtgCAAATGCACAGAGGGGTCTtcgggctgtgtgtgtgcgtgtgtgtgcgtcacACACTAATGCTTTATCAAGGCTCTCCTCTTTCTCTAATCACCCAAGACTCCTCCGAGCCATGGGGTGAGGGCCAAGTTAATGCCTGAACACAAAAAAATTGCACATCAGTTAGAACAGCATAtctgacacacaaaaaatgtgctCTGCCTAATCTGGTTTGCTCAGAAGGTAAATTATTTAAGAGAATTAATTGATTTCATGAGTATGAAGGTTGAGTATGCTAAGGCTGTATGAGTAATAAGTACAGGGGTTTgcaaaaaacaacttaaaaagtAATGAAACATTTAGAGGGCAGAGAGGCACAATGAATGTGGAAGAAAAAGCGGAACAGCTAATAAATGAGAGAACTGAAGTTGTGTCTTTGTTAGGAGTCAATGAGAGAGGACTGGGGCCTCACCtcatgcaaataaaaatgtgctATGCTGAGGAatatttgatcagcacattTCTTAGCTTCTCTTTACGCATGAAAAACACAGGCataataaaagtgaaaacattttgtctgtttctgtgcaacaattaaaatgtgtgtgggaGTGGAAAATTCTAACCTGAGGGGAAGCTGATTTTTGTGTCCAGTAAAATCTATGAGAATGTGAAGGGCATTGCAGGATGAGAGATTTAAGAGTTTGCCACAGTCAACCCCACTGAACAGATGCTAGCTACTTTTAGGAATTCATCTTTGATATGTATCTACGAATCAATTTGGGGAATTGGATTGCTGCCGCTACAAATTGCACCCCTaatgacatgttgacatgttatACTTTCATCTGAATTTGGAAGTTAATGCCTTGATTTCctgcaaaaataagaaaaaagtgCCTTCTGGCAATGTACACATTATAGCTAGTGCACTGCaaatatggaaaaaatatttaattaattgttagTCATTTATCCAGTATAATGCCTAATGTTTGCTGATTAGAGCTTCTAAaatttaaatgactgaaattaaaaaccttggtcagaaaatatatatattagttgAAGCCATTTTACTTTATGAAATAGGCCACTATGTATGTGCAgtataatgttttttgttttatgactaAAACTATAAAGCTAATCCATCTAGGATggaattctttaaaaaataagtgCACAGATAACCCCACTGCCTTTATCACTTGCCTTCATCTGGAAACTGTATAAAATGACCTTATAACCCCAGAGTGAGATCACAGCCCAATTTAACTTCAGTGACTCccttaaaaacacactcatTACACTAAGTGTTTAGCTCCAGAGGCAAACGCCTATACTTCAATCTCATGCAATCAGCCGCTCCACATTCTCCTCATAATGACATTGTCTCTAATTTTTTAGCCCATGCCCATCAAtctttaacaacaacaaaacctaaATCTGCTCCATTTTGATAATAAGGCAAGAGCATTATGTGATAATCACAGTGGGGATTAGGTTGTGGCAGAGTGTGCAAGAGCAATACAGTCAAAGCCACTGGAAAAGAGAGATATAACCAAGAGATAGATAAGAGTAGAGGAGTGATGATTGGGATGAGAGAAATGAAGTGAGTAGTCTCTTGAAAATCAATAAGATCAACTTTGCCTTGAATCTCAATGTGGAAGGTTTTGATCTCTGGCACTGATTATTTAGGGGAATAATGGAATTATGTGCAGAGCAGTATAACACACTCCTACGGGAACACACTCTTACAAGGTTACCATCCAAAGTTGCAGTTGGTAAATATACCTGGAGAGGACTCGTAATGAATCACAAGAGTTGGTCATTTGAACCGTATGCGCTATGCACATCGATAGACATCAACCATCgatttgattttaaatgcaaaacatgCATGAAAAGGGAACAAATACATCTTTGGAGAAACAACAGTCACTAGACAGCAACAAGGAGGTGATAACATTAGACCACGAGTCTTTAAGCCGCTTAAAAGAAGCCGACGAGCCGCATTTGAGTTTCCTGTGGAAATACTAGGATATGGAAGAAAATAATCCATACTTGAATGTTCGCTAAATAACACAACGAATATATATTTACCCATTTCTTTTCAGGGGAAAGGTGAACTCAATGTAGTCCAGTCCTCCCTGATACGACTAAAACAATCTGTATTTCCGGGTTGTAAAAATGTACCCCGCCTCTTGAAGAAAACTCACCAATGGTGTGCAGGTACGTCACAATTACGAGGCCAATCGTCAAAATTAGCCAATCAGAACACACAGCGCTAACACAGCGGCAAACTGCAGGGGGAAGCGTCGTTCGGTCTGGAAATAATACACTCATAGTCGTCCTCCGTTGTAGTAACGGCACATAGCGACCAAGTTGTTGGAGAAGCCACGGTAATTCACATAAAGTAACACAGATAATGTCTAACATGCACTCTAAATGCCATGCATTGACTTTTTTCAGGTTACTATTGTCTAATAGTGTAAACTATAAGGCAGTGCAAAGATTTAATCAGAGTGACAAGCCACGATTTTgatagttagctagttagccatTTCAAGACTGTGGTTTGTTTCATAAACAGTGCAGATACTTTATTTGAGCAATGCTGAAAACTTGCACAACCATGAACCAAAAGACAACATCACCAGAGTCAGGGGACAACTCGAAGCTGTCGGGACATGGAAGTGATGCTTTGAACCTGCCCTCTCCCTCAGGCGAAGTAGAGCTGAAAGTTGCCATCCAGGGTCTTGAGACCGAGACAAACAACGTGAAACAGCTTCTATACGAGTTCAAAGGACTTTACGAGCAGAGGTTGAGATTTCTTGAGTTGGACAACACTTTAACCAGAGAGGAACTGATGCAGGTTAGTAAATCTTCGTCCAGATGTTTTTTGAATTGCAGCGTGACAACGGTAGCGTGGCCGAGCGGTCTAAGGCGCTGGATTTAGGCTCCAGTCTCTCTCGAGGCGTGGGTTCGAATCCCACCGCTTCCATTATGACCTCAGTGGGCTGGATGTATAGTCAGGTCATCGTAATCAAATATAGATCCCCTAGTCATCTATAGGGACTAATTTAACACTGACATCAAGTGTTCCTCATTCCACTGGGCACATCCTCCGTAGTTAACCATCGAGGTTTCTGCACCCTGGATTGTATTCATGTGAACAGCgtcaattatatatatatatatattaaaaagcaTTATTGAGTACCCCATTCAGACCCTGAAGTCTCTACAAGATGTGTAGTTTTCTGCAGACATCTATTGTCATTAGGTTACCATCCATCCAATACAAATCAAAGAGCATCCTGTTCAGCGTGACTCGGGCATCAGAAGATGACCTCCGTCCTGTCAGACAAATGACAGGAGGAAGCGCAGGGGTGCTTTCATAAAGCCGCAGCACTTGTAACAGGTGGCAAATTGCATTATGTTTCCATCTGAGCGGCAGAGATCAGGAACACAGATCCACactcatatttaaaaaagagagGTTTCTAATCATCAGGATTGTCATGTGACATCATTTAGCTACAGAATGTAGCCCGTGTGAGCTGGGCTGTGCATCAAAGCACAGGTAACAAGGTTTCAGAGATGGGTTTCAGTCAGCCGGCCCCAGTCGCTGGCCTGTTTAACAAGGTTATGTGTTTAGAACCCAGGAGCTCCCAAGTCCTAAAGGTTGATGTGGACAGTTAATCACAAAGCTTGTCCATTGAAAACACAACGCCCATTCATCCATGAACCCACTGTAGGTTTAGGATGTTTCCTAACATGTTAAAACACTTGAACAACCTCCTAATGAAAGaattcatataaaaatgtttttcttatgcTTTAGGGCAGTGATCCTGAATAGCTGTTCCAAAACTGGAAAACAGTAAACCAACATGCTATTGAGTTTTATATAATGGATGCATTTTCAGTTCCACACctttaaaatacaatgtcaACCCTAGAATGTTATCTTAGATACTGTCACATCTACTGTCTTTGTAAAGTTACTCTCCCCTGAAGCTATACATCAGTTTTATATTATGCGTCAAGGGACGGTATAAACTGCTTGTTGACTTTTTTGGCTGTAGGGGACAGAGGTTCATGAACATAGATGTACAGGTGCTCCTCTAAGGCAAGAAAATTCTGAAATTCAGTggcactctttttttttttaatcagagctGCAATCATTGTATATATAGGGTATCTGGCTACCTGTACAATCTCTTTAAGGAACAACTGCACAAGCAGGTTTTTTTAACTGAGATAAAAGACTGACCCGAAAGACTGTACTGAAGAACTGTGCAGATTTGATATATTATGTCAGTTGTGAAGCATGTTCAGGTGACCTATTTtttgtaaacaataaaatgtgtaCTTAGAAATGCATTCTCCCAGACATAAAGCAGCAACAGGAAACAACATCTTTCTGAACCTGCCCTAACCCCTGACCAACTACATACTCTTGCCTGCTCATGAAGTATTCCTTTCTAATAATACAGTTCAGAGGTCATCTATTGTGAATCCTAGGCGGGCTGCTGTATGACAGCCAAGACTATCTGACCTCCATTGCTGGGCTAGTTTTATATAGAGGTTCTGGGAagtaaaacaagttttaaatttcaaaacCAATTTAATACCCCCCATGAAGGTGATGATTCATGATGAAAGTAGGGCAATGATTTAGACAGGAAATTCAATCCTACTATAAAGTCCTACTAAT from Siniperca chuatsi isolate FFG_IHB_CAS linkage group LG19, ASM2008510v1, whole genome shotgun sequence encodes the following:
- the pex2 gene encoding peroxisome biogenesis factor 2 isoform X2, yielding MGLQSEDNQKRTAGSSGPEANADPQTPVLRISQLDALELDSALEQLVWAQFSQCFQNCRPGLLTPLEPELRALLQLLLWRFTLYSSSATVGQSLLSLRYHNILSSSPHYKPLSRRQKLGLALLTAGPRWLQERSHSLLLCLGLSSGGPVSERDGGLLQQGLRNCLTLVSSIAQLASLINFLVFLRKGRHSVLAERIVGAQAIFSKPIVIRDVTYQHMNRELLWHGFAQFLIYLLPLINTRKLKATVSLIVFGGESANGEGATEGQGVWKECGLCGEWPTMPHTVGCQHVFCYYCIKSLSIADAYLTCPKCGAEAGLPEPVKMEVVRIGR
- the pex2 gene encoding peroxisome biogenesis factor 2 isoform X1 encodes the protein MAGLQSEDNQKRTAGSSGPEANADPQTPVLRISQLDALELDSALEQLVWAQFSQCFQNCRPGLLTPLEPELRALLQLLLWRFTLYSSSATVGQSLLSLRYHNILSSSPHYKPLSRRQKLGLALLTAGPRWLQERSHSLLLCLGLSSGGPVSERDGGLLQQGLRNCLTLVSSIAQLASLINFLVFLRKGRHSVLAERIVGAQAIFSKPIVIRDVTYQHMNRELLWHGFAQFLIYLLPLINTRKLKATVSLIVFGGESANGEGATEGQGVWKECGLCGEWPTMPHTVGCQHVFCYYCIKSLSIADAYLTCPKCGAEAGLPEPVKMEVVRIGR